CTCATCTCAGTGGAACTATACAAACTGTGGTCTTTGggatctggcttatttcacttagcacaagttcatccatgtcataACATCTGTcaaaatttcattatcttttaagtatgaataatattcaattgtatgtatatactggtcttgtttatccatttatctgttgatagatacttgagttgtttccatctttttgctATTGTGCAtatactgctataaatattggtgTGCAGGTATCTGaattcctgttttcagttctttcaggTATATATTTAGAAGCAGTATtgttgaatcatatggtaattcggtgtttctaatttctctatatcctcaacAATGGACTGAAACATTTTTAAGCAAGAGATTTTTGCACATATATAATCTTTTCCGCATGATATTCTCAATAGTTTTATCAAAACTCTCAATGCccttaatagttaaaaaaaacagttcttaGTATTCAGGATTTGAGCCCAAATAAAATGTCTCCAAGAAAAGCCGATCTGATAATTCATGGCAGGAGATGGGGAACATACCAATAAATGacactttattttgaaaagagtTCAGGCTCCATTAAgagttaaaaatgcatatatcttCTCATCACGAGCATCACATTCAGATAAGTATTATCCAGCCATcacatatacataaatttaatcttttaaatcaaCTTTGCTTCTACATGGAATGTCAAAAAGGGTGATGCACCACTTTTTATAGAACAATTTCAAATAAAACCTTGCTGTAACACTACTGCAATCTTACTATCAAGAATCTCATGTAAGTATTTAAAACACCACATGACGTATTTAGAATCTGCTAGAAGTCTAAATAGACATAAAAACAACAtatgtgggggtgcctggttggctcagtcattaagcgtctgccttctctctcccccactccacctggttgtgttctctctctctctctctctctgtcaaataaataaataaaatatttaaaacaacaacaacatatgtGGACAAGAGCAGCTAGGATTCTGTATTCCATGTAAGATAGTTAGCATTCATTGCCAGAAAGACTTCTTCAGTTGGGTGTCATAATAACTCTAGTGCTTGACCAAGTGAAGAAACCAGATATGACTatcataaattttatattcagttCCCTTTAGAAATGCCAGATAATCAGGTTCAAAGGTAGAAATTATGTCAAGTTTCTTTACAGAATTTTtggaaatcaataagaaaaaaacaccaacaaCCCAAAACAGAGTTAGCAAAGAACATAGACAATTCACATATAGGTGTACAAATAGCAGAGATTTCACTGACAAATGAAATAGTATAAAAACAATGACAGACCAATAACTAGATAAATTGCCCAAGGTTAAATACAACGTTTGATGCAGCACAAGTATCCATGGGGAATGCAATCTCAGGgtcatattggaaaaaaaaaaaaatctatctatccaCGGAACTGTCCTTACCCGTTAGCTATCCTGAAGAAATACAAGGGGGTGAACAATTTTCACGTAAAGGCACTCACTGGAGTGCATTTATATTACTAAAAGTTTAGAAACAGAGTACTTACCCACAAGGAGAGGActgaataatttacatatatcTATGCATTGGTTTATTATGGAGTCACTGAAGTaaggtttaaaattatttactggaACTAGTGGTAATTACTACacaatgtatacatttataaagtATGCTATAAATGGAATTTTGTCAGCTATTACTTCCAGTAAACCTGGAAAACCTTAGGGAAATGCTCACTTTATCATAATGAGTAAAGGAGATTACACTATTCTCATAAGAAAtgatctgatttaaaaaacaaatctataaaaCTAGATGAGAGGGAACCATACCGAACTCTACACTGGGGAGACGCGCGCgaccgccccggccccgcccaccAGTCCCCGCCCACCAGGGCACGCCCAGCCGCTCACCCCGCGCCAATCGAGTCCGCCCCGCAGGCCAGGCCACGCCCCTCACGCACTCCCAGGCGCACCACTGAAGTGAGGGCCAGGCGGCTCACCGCGCATTGGCTGTCGGGAAGTCCGCCCCTCCCCGCCGAGACCTGTCCTTTTCAGGGCTCCTCCGAGGGCAGACGACGGAGCTAGGGCGCTGGGTCACGCGGGACGCCCCGCTGCGGGTGCTGTAAGGCCGCCTTCCAGTTCGTCCTCGGTGGTCGCAGGATGATGATGTTGGCGCCTTCCCGAGACCCGGGAAGTCCTGCTAAGGTGCGGGAGCTCTTGGTTCAGAGGGCGGCTGCAGGCAAGGGCGCTGGTTTGCAGGGGTCCCCGAGTACCAGCGAGGGGAGAGTAGCCAGTCAGGCGTCGAGGCTGCGGCGACCCAGAGCCTGGCGGGGTGTCGGTTCTCGGGAAGGAACGACGGCGCCGCCTAGTGGGTGATTTTCTTAACGTTTGTATTCCCAGGCTTCCGAAGACCAAGAAGTGGTTTATTCCAGATGAAATGAAGCATATTTACATAACTTGGGGGTCAGTCAAAGTTTGAATTTTAGCAACCGCTGTAGATTTGGGCAGATCATTAGAACTTTAAGTTACTTCTCACAAGGTTAATTggtggcttttaaattttttaaatgtgtatttttttgagACCCCAATATGTTTCAGTGAAACCTCTACCTAGAGATTTCATTGCGCTAGGTCATGCTCCGGTtggctgctctgtggggagcagTGAGGCCTCTCATCTCATCGTGGATACCTGCAACTTGAATGCCCTTTACACCTGCCTACGAAAACATACTCCTAATtcttaaatgagattttaattaaaaaagcaaaacatgcaCACTATAAAAATGGAGAGTCTGAGAGAATATACACCAAATGCCTTGTCCCTACATTAAGACCCTAAAATCCAAACCCTAAGGGCAGCTGTTGTTAAGTTTTTGCCAATCCTTCCAGAAAGCCCACACATACAGCGCAAGCCTAAAaggaatctcatttttttttaaacatgaaaatcaattttctcaactgtaaaatgaggttGGAAATAGTGCAAAACACCTTGGAATGTTGATTGCACTGCCTGTGATAACTATTGTTAATATTctacaaagattttaaatttttatctccaAGATTTCATGTCCTTCATACCATGTACAAGTCTGCCTCTTATTATTTTCAAGGTTGCACAATAATCCATTCTGTGGGAATATTATAATTTGCTGAATCTCTTCGTGTTGGACATTTGAGATGTTTTCATGATGATCACAAAGACTGCTATGATTAATTATCTTGTATGaagatgtgtgtgtttatggcCATCTGCAAAATATTCatagagttgacccttgaataacaggGGTTTAGGAGCACTGACCCCTCTatagtcaaaaatccacatacaacttTTAACCACCCCCAAAcctaactactaatagcctactgttgtccagaagccttactgataacataatagattaacacatattttatatgtattatatactatattctttcaaaagagtaagctacagaaaagaaaaacattaagaaaattataagagatAATGCATTTACAGTCCTGTAGTGTAAAAATTCCATGTTTAAGTGGACCCACGTGGTTCAAACCCATAGTAACTGCACGTAGAAATGGAACTACAAAGATAAGAGAGTGGGTTTGAAATGTCACTTGCCCTCAGAAGAACCTGCACCAATCAGCATCCCCCAAAACTGAGCAGGAATGCTCCTTTCCCTGGACCCTAACCAACGTGGAGTACAGCAAAATGTTTTGGTTCATTATCACTATGATGAATGAAAAGTAGTAGTGATTCATGTCTGTTGGACAACTTTATTGAAAGTTGCTGAGCGGCCCATCACACTGTcttacatgttaaaaaaagatcaattgaggggtacctaggtggctcagtcggttaagtgtctgactcttggttttggcttaggtcatgatttcattgGTTTTGAGCATGAGcttgccctctgcccttccccccacttgagCTCTGTCTGGCTtgttctaaaataagtaagtcttaaaaaaaaaaaaaaaaaaaaaaaaagatgacgtGACTTCCAAAAGATCTGGAGGTGGTGCACATGGGGTTTGTGGTTGGATTAGTTCTATGGTGCATCAAACCACCATGCAcccaatttcctttttccctctgctcctcagttGTTTGCTTGGCCCAGGTCCCTGAACCTGCTGCTCTGGCAGTGGCAACAGGATTATTCTGACTGCCTGAGACCCACTAGAAGTTTACCCAGAGATGAGCAGGGGTCCAGTCCCTTAAAAATCTATTACAAGGGGGATTCCAGGGAAATGGCCACAACATCCACTACAGCAACATgtaatttaaaagtgaaattaggGGGGCCTGGGCAGCACAGTCAGTGAAGTATcccatccaactcttggtttcagctcaggtcatgatctcagggttgtgaggttgagctctgcatcaggctccaagctcagcacagtGTCCGcctgagattctccttctccctctgccccaaccacTTGTGCGTGCGCAAGTCATGgcttaggctctctctctctctctcaaataaataaataaacaaatcttttaaaaaattaaaaacaaaaatgaggttgGAGTGCTTCGTCTGATCTTAATAGGTCATCTGTATTTCTATGATCTGCATGCATGAATCTTTTTACAAGTTTTCCAGTTTGCTAAGCCTTTTACTGATTTATAGAAATTATGGTAAAGGAACTGGTAAATGGTAAAGAAATTCTCTTTAAATTGTTAAGAAAACATCATTGTCCTGCGACATATATTTTCCTCAATTTATTGGCATCCTTTAGGCTCTGACAGTGGCAcctccttaaattttgcaccATAGGCACCTCATCTTACCCAGACCCAGCCTTCTGTCTACGGGACAGAGGAACTTcctgcagcatttttttttttaaagattgttatttatttatttgacagacagagatcacaagtaggcagagaggcaggcagagagacagggggaagcaggctctctgctgagcagagagcccgatgtggggctcgatcccaggatcctgggatcatgacccgagccaaaggcagaggctttaacccactgagccgcccaggtgcccctcctgcaGCTTTTTTACAAAGGAGACATGATGCCAGAATTAGGCCAGGTTgtggaggaggcagggctggtTTTTAAGGTCAACCAATGCAGCATCTGATCTCTGATCTTCCCCCCAAGACACCAAAGCTACCTGCTCTGAACGCAGCTCCTACCAGACCATCTTCCCAGTCTGAGAGAATCAATATAACTTTAAGCGATTAGTGGGAGAATTTAGGATTCCCTAGTCCTGTTCCCCTGTCAAGTCTTACCTGCAGGGTCAGACTCCCAAAGGAAGCCCTTCCcattctgccccccacccctcacgcTCCAGGATTGGGCCTAGATTGTACCGATCATTAGCCTCATCCTCACCCCACATATGACCACCCTCTTTCCCATGTGTTTCTGCTTTTTCCCTAAAAGGTGGCGTCTATTTCCAAATCTGCTGACCTTGAACTCAGCCATATGACTTGATTGAGCCAATGGAGTGCGCAGAAGTCACAGTGTGCCAGTTACAAGCCTTGGCCTCAAAGGGCCAGGCCTATTCCTACTTGAACTCTTGTACCTCTGCCATCACCATGAGACCACCCCTGGGAAAGCCCATTGATCCCAGCAGGAAGATGGGGGCATATGGATCAGAGATTTGCCAGCTAAGGTGGACCAGCTCAGCCCAGGCTAGAAGAGCACCCCTGCACGCCCCCCCATAACTTGCAAACTCCAATAAGATCAGTTATGCCTCAGCCTTGTATCACCTGAACGAAGTAAAAGCTTCTGCTGTGTGCTGCTGAGGTCTGGGGATTATCTGTTACACAGCATTATTGAAACCATAAGTAACTCACACAGAACCTTACAGAAATCTGTGCAGTCTTTTCCTATTGTATTTACATATTGACCCCCGACTTCAGTCAATAAACTGTTAGCACACAGAGCTCTCACTCTGGGGACATACCTATTTCCAAAAACTAGCACAATGCACTGACACCATCTTAGCCAAATTCACAGTTATTCTGACCTGTGTTAGAATCTTAATAGTCTTTATAagcttatattttacttttagtaaAGACAcaggatgttttaaaatattgctctGCTGCTTTATTGAAAAATTGCTGAAAACACTGTTTACCCTTAATAGTGGGGGTAAAAATACTTCGCCTGGTCATCCTTAATTTCAGAAACGATGGGGACAAGTTAGAGATGACAACCTGGACACATCTGTGCAGGTCTGTGGCATTCTGCAGGACCCCCAAAGACCCCTCTCTGGTTGTTCTTGCCCCTACCCTGGTGATTGGGAGGTTTCTGCTCCTGAAGGAACTGCTTGCCAGGACACTCTTAAGGGTCTTATGGTCCGCAAGCTGGATTTTGGGGACAGAATGCTAATCACGAGTGGACTCATTTGACCCTACTTGTCACTCTGAGGCAGACCTCCCATGGGAATTACCACCCACAAAATTTTAAACGTCTACCATGGGCTTTTAAGACATTAGAGGCAGAGTTCTGTCTGTGCCTGGCCCTTTTGCTGGCCTGTTCTTTCCTCTGGTAGGTGTGGAGGGAATCCCTGGTtgtaagaagaggaggagagcttCCCTGAGGGTGGTCCAGGCCACACCCCACGCTATGTGGCCCAGCACCTTGCAAGTCCAGGTGGCACCCCCCATCACTGCTGGTGGGGTTGGAGGAATGATCGAGTGGGCTGCCCCGGGGCCGTCAACTCTGTGCTCAGACTTGGGCTCTAAGAGTGAGGTGGGCATGACCCCGGAGCACCCTGGCATCTCTCAGGCAGGATTCCCGCGCCCACAAGTCCCACTTAAGTATCGCGGGCCTGCCACGTGAACAAAACACTTGACAAGTCCTTGGTCAGTGAAGTTAACGTCTGGCCTGGGCGAACAGGGCACTGACAAGTAAGAACGTTAATTATATAAAGGTTAGAATGTGATGCCTGCAGAGTCGCAGAGTCTGGGGCAGGGCAGTCTGAGGCTTATGGCTCAGAATAGGACAAAGAAGGTGAACAAAAACTCAAGGGGGTGCACGTGCAACCTGGGGACTCCTGGGAAAGATCTCCAGGCAAGAGAAACAGCCAGCGCAAAGACCCAGAACCAGAGGGAGGATGCAGGAATGAGATAGCTGGACACCTGGGCCCTGCCGGAGGCCCCTAGCCCCAGTCCAAGGGCCCAGCTGATGGTCCAGAGAACCGCTGCTCTTGAAGTGCTCTAGAGTGCATGTGGAAATAGGGATCAGTCTTTGAAGACTCGGGCTGCTTCCTAGGGTTGCGGCTCCTGATGTCCCAAAATGGGAACACTTCTGTGGTTGCCTTGTTCAGTGTCTAAGATTATGGCCTCTTCATTGTATTTCAAGAAATGtcatgagcaaaagaaaaaaaaaaaaaaaaaaaaaaggaaagaaatgtcatGAGCTGGTGTGCTGGACTACCACCAAGTGTTGATGTTTACTATACCAGCATGGATGAAGAGAGGGACCAGCTGACCATACGTGGAGGATGCCACACTGATGTGGGATGGATATCCCATCTCTAGACAGAAGTCTCAGGGTGAGTTTTTCAGCTCTGGGCCTTCCTGGTCATTCCACGTCAGCACAGTCCAGTGCCAGCCCATGAAGCCCCCAGAAACAGATGGCCAGATGAGTGTCTTCATTGTGATCTATGGGACAGTGAAGTTTGAGTGCTGTCCACCTTTGTTTTGAAACCACTCACCTGGTCACCACCCACAGATAGGTTTCAGGGAGCTGCCAGGGGTGGAAAGGGCTCGCCCTCCACAGGGGGGCACCCTCCACATGATCTGTAGTGTGGAGGCAGGCCTCACTTCCCTTGTGGTTGTGCACAGGGCTGCTGAAGCCCTGTTTTCTACTGAGGTTTACACCTTGCATATGAGCAGTCTATCTGCTGAGTAATTGGCAGTTTTCTGTAAGCTATTTTTTCCCTTGCCCTATAAAAGGACCTAGTTATGAAATcctgaaatataaaaattcaatggCAATGTTGCCAAGTTAGTGCAGCTGGGATTGGCGGTGGGGGGTGGTTGGAGGAGTGTTGGGGGAAGGTTCATCCATGGCAGCTGGCCCCCACATGCACAGCAGTTCACACATATGCACGGCATTCCTTAGGGAAATAGCTCATCCTCAGGCTAGAGCAGAAGAGTCAGGCACATACTCTAGCCTTTCCACTCCCACCGGACCCTGTCAGGAGAAAGAATATTCTGGAACTGGATTGCCTTAATCACTTTGTGCCAGTCAGTGAAAAGAAGCCGACTAATCACCTAActcatctccctctcccagctgggAGGTGACAACTAAAGAAGGACAGCAGCGGAGCACAGGCAGGTTGCTGAGGTCTATCCTGCCTTGCCTCCATGGAACCTTGATGGGCAGGAGAAATTCTCTCATTAGATGAAGTGGGGTTTCTGCATTTCCTGTCCTGTGCCCAACAAGGACCGTGGAACCCTGTCTGGTTCTGAGACATATTCCAGTTAAGGAGCTCCCTGTACCCTCTGAACACTTAGGCCCCAGGGGTGGTGACATTCTTTCCTCATTTCAGGATTTCCCAGCTACCTGGGAATGTCTCTAGACCAGCAATTCTGCTTCCACTGTACCATCCAATACAGATGGAACCAACCACATGTAGCTATTcagatttaaattaattaaaataaaaacccagttCCTCAGTCTTATGAgtcacatttcaggtgctcaggAGTCCCAGGTGGCTGGTGGGACATGCCTGCCCGTGAGGGCTCTATTGGAAAGCCTAATGACCTCCTATTCTCAGCACTGGTGGCCGCAGCTCCCACTACTCCCCTTCTTCCCTGTTTCCAAGGATCACAGGCGATTTAGAGTTTACTGGTCTGCAGTAATTGGGCTAAGAGCAGGATGACCAATTAGTCCTAGTATTTCTAGGACTTTATTTATCTTAGCACTGAAAGCCCACCTCCAGGAACACTGTCCTGGGCAAACTGGGTGATCAGTCTATCTGGCTAAGACCCACAGAGCAAATAATGTCTAAGGGGACTATTTGTGGGATGGGGCCAGAGCACAGTTCATGCTGCCATACATGGTCCCTTTGGTGGGGACACCTTCGCTATTACCCTGATGACACTGTATTCTCACCCTTAGATGAAACAGTCCTGCATTCACCTCaattccacctccctccccaaagcCTCAAGTGTGAGTAGAAGGCTCTGTGCCTTGTCCCTTCCCTCAGCTGGGTCAGCCACCATCTTGGAGGAGGCAAGGTCCCCCTCTGGCCACTTGCACCCACCTCTGTCACTCCTGGGTTTCTCAAGCATGAGCCTTTGGAGGTGAATGTTCTGGTAAGAGGAGTTTGTGCTCTCtgaacttgttattttttttcctgagggtaCTTGAACGGCTTTTCTGAGGCCCCCCGCATCACTGAGGTGTTCTGGCCTTGGAAAACAGACTTCTTGTTCTGGGGGCTCATGCTTCCCTAGCGACTCTGAGGAACCCTGAGGGCCACCTCCACATTCCTGTCAGCCTTTCCCAAATGCCACCCAGCctgcgctccctgctcaggccCTTGTCTCGGCTTGGAAAACTGACCCAGGCTTGCTCCTGTGTACAGGCTCACCCCAGTGCAGTAGctgctgcccctcctcctacaCTGTCCCCTCAGAACTGAACCCTAGGGTTCAGACATTTTTGTTCCATGTCAGAGGGAAGTTAAGACCCTTCCCAACATGGCAGCAAAGGCCTACCTAACCCAGCCATCCCAGGTGGATGCCACAGCACCGGCCTCTAGTTTCTTCAGGCTGTGTCCAGTAGGGTCTCATAGACCCCTGACTATCCATGTCAAGCTAGCCAGACCTTGCTGAAGTCCTTTCTCCCTGGGCTAGAGGCAAGGGAAGTGGCACCCTACCACAATTCCCTGTTGAGGGCCcttggagctggggtgggggaacaaCTTCCTCTCAGGAAATCTCTTCCCAAAATGCTTaactcccctccccctcactttcCCATCTTATGAAGAAATCGACACTCACACCCTGATGGTCCATGTTGGCTAGCAATGGGGTCTGGGGTTTTCTGGCTGTTGCCAGTCTGACTAGATGGGAGATGGTTAACTCCTGCCATCACTGAAGTGGTCACTaagcagggagggggatggaaATTGTTAGTTTATgcatcttccttcctccctccctcccatcgcccttccatatatatattttgcctgtctttttcttgtgttgtttttttttttttttattgatttttttctcttactgactGGAGAGTTCTTCATATAGTAAAGAAATACTACATCTGTCCTTTGTTGTACGTACTTTTCTCCAGTTTGTTACTGATGAGTACATTTGGCTACGTGTCTAAGTCAAACAACAGTGGCTTCAAGAAGATGAAAGTGCATTTCTTGTTGCCCCTGAGAGCCAAGGGAGATCATCCAAGACTGGTGAGGGACTCCATGAGGTTGACAGGGACCCCAAGACCTGCTCCCCATTCCTCCACCACTTGCATATGGCCAAATAAGCCTCATGGCCCAACAGAGTTTCTAGTACATCAACTGTCATACCTGCTTTCCAAATGACAGGGTAGAGGAAGATTgggtgggaggaaaagaaagattgGCTGCCCCAGTCTTTCAAGGACACTTCCCTGAAGTGTCTCATAACCCTTCCTCATACACCTCACTGTCCTTATCGGGTCTCAGGGCACACTAACTGTGTAGTCTAGGGAAGGGTGGTATTTCATCTGAATGCTTTCCCAACTAAACCCGCTTTCCGTTGTTCCTGGAGGGGAGAATGGGAGGCCACCAGAGGTGCCCTGGTTGCTCTTCAGAATGCCGTCTAGACTTTTAATTTCCCAAACCTGTTGTCCCACGGGAACACCCACAGCTGCTGTCTTAAAGCTTTTCAGGCCAATGTGATTCAGACTTGAGATTTCATGTCAAGCTCTCTGATGGCCTGATGGGACTCGCACCCTTTATCCAAGGCTGAGGTGACAGGTGGCATCCTACTTCACCCCTTAAGGATGAGGGTTTTCAGATCTGAAGGCCAGCATCTCCACCACATCAGTCTCTGCATTAATCCTCCCAGCCCACTCCACTGGCCTCCCTATGGGACAGAGCTCCAGGGCCTGACAATTCCACAGTGATTTGGGACCTCACTTCCAATCTTGCAAGTATTTCACCAGCATCTCAGCTGAACTGCTTGTCTCTGCTTGCTAGGCATGTATCTCTATAGGAGTGATTTGAATACTATTCATATGTGGCTTTGAAACTGAATTTATTTAACGTTTTAATGTCTTGCCTCCCAATTAGACTGTGAACTGAATTCCTGAGGGCACCTGGGACTAGTCTAGTTCTCCAGGACACTATGCAGAACTATTCCCCTACAACACACTGTCTGCCCCTGTTGCAAATCTTTTTCCTCACTTGGGATTAGGTTTTGCTATGGCAGGTGAGACATGCCCCAAACCAATAATGTCTTACAGATAAAATCtctctcatttaaaaagaaatctaagggTAGGTGAACTAGGTCCATTTGGATGTTTCCACAGTTATCAAGGATCCAGGCTCCTTCCAACTTAACACAACCCTACTTCTAGGGTACAGCTGCCTCCACAACCCAGAATGAGCCAGAGCCAGTGGTCAGGACATCGTAACTGCTCTCTAGGAAGTAGGACAGAGGACGGAAGGGTCTACAAACAAGAAAACTCCCACAATTCTCCatcattggccagaacttaaGTCATTATATCAAACCCTCTTTTTGGTGGGTACTTTGTCCCGCTCACTATTGGGCTTCAGAAATTAGATAAGGAGAAGGGCATAAGGAGGAAACTGCCATCTGTGCCTCCATTACACACCAGTATTCTCCTTCTCAGAAGTTCCCATTCCAATATCCTAGCCCATAAACCTATCTCAAACCTAGCActcttattaaagaaaatgtaactgGGGAAGCCACATGGCCATGAGATCTCATTTATTGGTCAAAGGATGATAGAACCTtccagttctgttctttttttacagtgggaaaacagaattagagTCGATCTTCAGGGTCCATAAAATCAGCTTCATCTTAAAAGCAGTTCCTCACCATCTCTTTACAAGAGTAGTTAATACAGCTGCTTCATTTATAAGCAGTTATTAACTAACTTTTTAGTATTTTCCTGAAGAATTTCATTTCAGGTGCTTTctattaagcttctgcctttaacCCTCCTTTGACTCTGCCTCCCTCAAAATTTGGACAAACACATCAATGAAGGGAAAAGAAGCAACATTTGTactattttatttgtcagaatttCCAGAACCAGGGTCTCTACCAGAcaagtagaaaaatagaaaagctgacTACTTTGAAAAGGCATCTATGACAAACAAGAATACACTCAGAAAGGGGCTCACAGGACTCCAGCAATTGCAGAGTTAAGCCAGGGCAGTGTGGCCTGGAATAGAAGAAAGGAACTTGTGTCCCCACGTTTTGAGATGTGCATTTCCCTACAGAGGTGGGCTACAACAGAGGCCTTTCCTGGCCCTACTAGCTGGCCCAGTCTTGGAACCGGAAGCAGTCACTTGCTATCTTCCACACCGTGTTGCTGGGTGAGGCCTGGGCAGTCAGAATGAAGTTTTGGTTAAAGTCCCGTTGTTTGTTGCCTTCAAACTTCACTGTTCCACAGATCACAACAAGGACTGTGGTCTGGCTCGGGGTGGCTTCATCATGGACAGGTTGGCAGTCTACCACGTTGATTTGGAACTCACTGGAAGGTAACATTTCAAAAAACTCACTCAAGGACTCTTGTCCTGACACAGCGTTTCCGTTCCACACCAGGGTAGCCGTGCCCATGTACAGGCGGGACAGCAGGCGCCGTCGTTTGTCCATGGTGGTGTAGTACACATTCACAAACTCCTCAGCAGCTCTGCAGGCCTGATCCACGTAGGTCTTGAAGTCCACTGATGCCATCTCCGCCCCGGATGAAGGAGGCCCAGGTGCTCCTGCGCCTGAGGGAGTGGAGGCTGCGAAGCAGGAAGGTTGAAGAGAACCCATGTGAATGGCCTAGTTCCTTCTGCCCCAACAGTGGAATAATTCTCCTTTTCTACTGGTAGCAAAACAATTACATACTGTAGGGAGATGACTCTAGGCTCAAATTTTGTTGACACCTAATCTTactaagcctcagtttgctcattttaaaatggaaatatcacCATTCATGACACAGTTGTAATGTGAGACTTAAACAAGACAGTGTCCACCAAGTGCTTAATTAAAAAGCCTGATACCTACATGTTCAAAAATACGGTAGCTATtactacaaatttaaaaatctcattttgtaaAAGACAGTACATTTGACTATGGAAGGTCACTTTTTCCTGGAAGCATGGACCAGGTGTGACTGCCCCTAGAGAAGTGGAGAAACAGACAACAAAGGCAATAGTGGCCCAACAGAGACCAATCAGATGGCATATGATCCTCAGCTGGTGGCGAGTCTGAGAAAACCTATCATGAGCTCACCCAACAGATACTGGTAGAGCAAAGAGAAGGCAGATTTCTTAAGAGGCTAAGAAAGCAAATGTCACTACTGTCACTAGGACAGTACCAAAATAGTGGTCACAAACCTCATGACAAGCAAACCTGGCAGCTGACTGGGAATAAGAAGGGAGGGCACCTAGCTTCTGTGAGCACAAATACCTACCAGCCAAATCC
The window above is part of the Lutra lutra chromosome 9, mLutLut1.2, whole genome shotgun sequence genome. Proteins encoded here:
- the NXT1 gene encoding NTF2-related export protein 1 — its product is MASVDFKTYVDQACRAAEEFVNVYYTTMDKRRRLLSRLYMGTATLVWNGNAVSGQESLSEFFEMLPSSEFQINVVDCQPVHDEATPSQTTVLVVICGTVKFEGNKQRDFNQNFILTAQASPSNTVWKIASDCFRFQDWAS